A single region of the Panthera tigris isolate Pti1 chromosome B1, P.tigris_Pti1_mat1.1, whole genome shotgun sequence genome encodes:
- the MFSD10 gene encoding major facilitator superfamily domain-containing protein 10 isoform X2, whose product MGWGAGGSCTPRPPIRQQPLSEPRVITVVFLGLLLDLLAFTLLLPLLPGLLESHGRAHDPLYGSWQRGVDWFATAIRMPAEKRYNSVLFGGLIGSVFSFLQFLLAPVTGAVSDCLGRRPVMLLSLGDWGHQQGKRQPLHSHRSRPGLTVRPQPRHGSHWSGLLAGLHTGPHAWRLPASGDGALARFALCCLRPVVYFLLPAGDAACGEAGKASSIGPGFQAAADLLSPVALLRFSAVARGQDPPAGDGIRHLRRLGLVYFLYLFLFSGLEFTLSFLAHQRFQFSSLQQGKMFFFIGLTMATVQGAYARKISPGSEIAAVKRAILLLVPAFLLIGWGLTVPALGLGLLLYSFAAAVVVPCLSSVVADYGLPRQKGTIMGTLRSLGALARAVGPMVAASVYWLAGARVCFTVCSGLFLLPFLLLRNLRPPARVAPKAE is encoded by the exons ATgggctggggagcaggagggagctGCACCCCGCGCCCACCCATCCGCCAACAGCCCTTGTCAGAGCCCCGTGTGATCACCGTGGTCTTCCTCGGCCTCCTGCTGGATCTCCTGGCCTTCACTCTGCTGTTGCCTCTGCTGCCAGGGCTGCTGGAGAGCCATGGCCGTGCCCAC GATCCCCTCTATGGCTCCTGGCAACGAGGCGTGGACTGGTTTGCCACAGCCATCAGGATGCCAGCGGAGAAGAGGTACAACAGTGTCCTGTTTGGAG GTCTGATAGGCTCAGTCTTCTCCTTCCTGCAGTTCCTCTTGGCACCAGTCACGGGGGCGGTCTCAGACTGTCTCGGGAGGCGCCCGGTGATGCTGCTGTCCCTG GGTGATTGGGGGCATCAGCAAGGGAAACGTCAGCCTCTCCACAGCCATCGTAGCCGACCTGGGCTCACCGTCCGCCCGCAGCCGAGGCATG GCAGTCATTGGAGTGGCCTTCTCGCTGGCCTTCACACTGGGCCCCATGCTTGGCGCCTTCCTGCCAGCGGAGATGGTGCCCTGGCTCGCTTTGCTCTTTGCTGCCTCCGAcctgttgtttattttctgcttcctgCCGGAGACGCTGCCTGCGGAGAAGCGGGTAAG gcatCCTCTATCGGCCCGGGGTTCCAGGCCGCGGCAGACCTGCTCAGCCCCGTGGCCCTGCTCCGTTTCTCGGCCGTGGCCCGTGGCCAGGACCCACCCGCCGGAGACG GGATCCGTCACCTTCGCCGCCTGGGTCTGGTGTACTTCCTCTACCTCTTCCTGTTCTCGGGTCTCGAGTTCACCCTGAGCTTCCTCGCTCATCAGCGCTTCCAGTTCAGCAG CCTGCAGCAAGGaaagatgtttttcttcatcGGCCTCACCATGGCCACCGTGCAGGGCGCCTACGCCCGGAAGATCAGCCCTGGCAGCGAGATTGCAGCGGTGAAGCGG GCCATCTTGCTGCTggtgcctgccttcctcctcatTGGCTGGGGGCTCACGGTGCCCGCgctgggcctggggctgctgCTGTACTCCTTCG CCGCTGCCGTCGTGGTGCCCTGCTTGTCCTCCGTGGTCGCTGACTATG gctTGCCCAGGCAGAAGGGCACGATCATGGGCACACTTCGGAGCCTGGGCGCCCTGGCCAGGGCAGTGGGACCCATGGTGGCCGCCTCAG TGTACTGGCTGGCCGGGGCCAGGGTCTGCTTCACGGTGTGCTCAGGCCTCTTCCTGCTCCCTTTCCTGCTCCTGCGCAACCTGAGGCCTCCAGCCCGCGTGGCACCCAAGGCCGAGTAG
- the MFSD10 gene encoding major facilitator superfamily domain-containing protein 10 isoform X1, which produces MGWGAGGSCTPRPPIRQQPLSEPRVITVVFLGLLLDLLAFTLLLPLLPGLLESHGRAHDPLYGSWQRGVDWFATAIRMPAEKRYNSVLFGGLIGSVFSFLQFLLAPVTGAVSDCLGRRPVMLLSLAGLATSYAVWAASKSFAAFLASRVIGGISKGNVSLSTAIVADLGSPSARSRGMAVIGVAFSLAFTLGPMLGAFLPAEMVPWLALLFAASDLLFIFCFLPETLPAEKRASSIGPGFQAAADLLSPVALLRFSAVARGQDPPAGDGIRHLRRLGLVYFLYLFLFSGLEFTLSFLAHQRFQFSSLQQGKMFFFIGLTMATVQGAYARKISPGSEIAAVKRAILLLVPAFLLIGWGLTVPALGLGLLLYSFAAAVVVPCLSSVVADYGLPRQKGTIMGTLRSLGALARAVGPMVAASVYWLAGARVCFTVCSGLFLLPFLLLRNLRPPARVAPKAE; this is translated from the exons ATgggctggggagcaggagggagctGCACCCCGCGCCCACCCATCCGCCAACAGCCCTTGTCAGAGCCCCGTGTGATCACCGTGGTCTTCCTCGGCCTCCTGCTGGATCTCCTGGCCTTCACTCTGCTGTTGCCTCTGCTGCCAGGGCTGCTGGAGAGCCATGGCCGTGCCCAC GATCCCCTCTATGGCTCCTGGCAACGAGGCGTGGACTGGTTTGCCACAGCCATCAGGATGCCAGCGGAGAAGAGGTACAACAGTGTCCTGTTTGGAG GTCTGATAGGCTCAGTCTTCTCCTTCCTGCAGTTCCTCTTGGCACCAGTCACGGGGGCGGTCTCAGACTGTCTCGGGAGGCGCCCGGTGATGCTGCTGTCCCTG GCAGGTCTGGCCACCTCGTATGCCGTGTGGGCGGCCTCAAAGAGCTTCGCCGCCTTCCTGGCCTCCAGGGTGATTGGGGGCATCAGCAAGGGAAACGTCAGCCTCTCCACAGCCATCGTAGCCGACCTGGGCTCACCGTCCGCCCGCAGCCGAGGCATG GCAGTCATTGGAGTGGCCTTCTCGCTGGCCTTCACACTGGGCCCCATGCTTGGCGCCTTCCTGCCAGCGGAGATGGTGCCCTGGCTCGCTTTGCTCTTTGCTGCCTCCGAcctgttgtttattttctgcttcctgCCGGAGACGCTGCCTGCGGAGAAGCGG gcatCCTCTATCGGCCCGGGGTTCCAGGCCGCGGCAGACCTGCTCAGCCCCGTGGCCCTGCTCCGTTTCTCGGCCGTGGCCCGTGGCCAGGACCCACCCGCCGGAGACG GGATCCGTCACCTTCGCCGCCTGGGTCTGGTGTACTTCCTCTACCTCTTCCTGTTCTCGGGTCTCGAGTTCACCCTGAGCTTCCTCGCTCATCAGCGCTTCCAGTTCAGCAG CCTGCAGCAAGGaaagatgtttttcttcatcGGCCTCACCATGGCCACCGTGCAGGGCGCCTACGCCCGGAAGATCAGCCCTGGCAGCGAGATTGCAGCGGTGAAGCGG GCCATCTTGCTGCTggtgcctgccttcctcctcatTGGCTGGGGGCTCACGGTGCCCGCgctgggcctggggctgctgCTGTACTCCTTCG CCGCTGCCGTCGTGGTGCCCTGCTTGTCCTCCGTGGTCGCTGACTATG gctTGCCCAGGCAGAAGGGCACGATCATGGGCACACTTCGGAGCCTGGGCGCCCTGGCCAGGGCAGTGGGACCCATGGTGGCCGCCTCAG TGTACTGGCTGGCCGGGGCCAGGGTCTGCTTCACGGTGTGCTCAGGCCTCTTCCTGCTCCCTTTCCTGCTCCTGCGCAACCTGAGGCCTCCAGCCCGCGTGGCACCCAAGGCCGAGTAG
- the MFSD10 gene encoding major facilitator superfamily domain-containing protein 10 isoform X3, giving the protein MGWGAGGSCTPRPPIRQQPLSEPRVITVVFLGLLLDLLAFTLLLPLLPGLLESHGRAHDPLYGSWQRGVDWFATAIRMPAEKRYNSVLFGGLIGSVFSFLQFLLAPVTGAVSDCLGRRPVMLLSLGDWGHQQGKRQPLHSHRSRPGLTVRPQPRHVIGVAFSLAFTLGPMLGAFLPAEMVPWLALLFAASDLLFIFCFLPETLPAEKRASSIGPGFQAAADLLSPVALLRFSAVARGQDPPAGDGIRHLRRLGLVYFLYLFLFSGLEFTLSFLAHQRFQFSSLQQGKMFFFIGLTMATVQGAYARKISPGSEIAAVKRAILLLVPAFLLIGWGLTVPALGLGLLLYSFAAAVVVPCLSSVVADYGLPRQKGTIMGTLRSLGALARAVGPMVAASVYWLAGARVCFTVCSGLFLLPFLLLRNLRPPARVAPKAE; this is encoded by the exons ATgggctggggagcaggagggagctGCACCCCGCGCCCACCCATCCGCCAACAGCCCTTGTCAGAGCCCCGTGTGATCACCGTGGTCTTCCTCGGCCTCCTGCTGGATCTCCTGGCCTTCACTCTGCTGTTGCCTCTGCTGCCAGGGCTGCTGGAGAGCCATGGCCGTGCCCAC GATCCCCTCTATGGCTCCTGGCAACGAGGCGTGGACTGGTTTGCCACAGCCATCAGGATGCCAGCGGAGAAGAGGTACAACAGTGTCCTGTTTGGAG GTCTGATAGGCTCAGTCTTCTCCTTCCTGCAGTTCCTCTTGGCACCAGTCACGGGGGCGGTCTCAGACTGTCTCGGGAGGCGCCCGGTGATGCTGCTGTCCCTG GGTGATTGGGGGCATCAGCAAGGGAAACGTCAGCCTCTCCACAGCCATCGTAGCCGACCTGGGCTCACCGTCCGCCCGCAGCCGAGGCATG TCATTGGAGTGGCCTTCTCGCTGGCCTTCACACTGGGCCCCATGCTTGGCGCCTTCCTGCCAGCGGAGATGGTGCCCTGGCTCGCTTTGCTCTTTGCTGCCTCCGAcctgttgtttattttctgcttcctgCCGGAGACGCTGCCTGCGGAGAAGCGG gcatCCTCTATCGGCCCGGGGTTCCAGGCCGCGGCAGACCTGCTCAGCCCCGTGGCCCTGCTCCGTTTCTCGGCCGTGGCCCGTGGCCAGGACCCACCCGCCGGAGACG GGATCCGTCACCTTCGCCGCCTGGGTCTGGTGTACTTCCTCTACCTCTTCCTGTTCTCGGGTCTCGAGTTCACCCTGAGCTTCCTCGCTCATCAGCGCTTCCAGTTCAGCAG CCTGCAGCAAGGaaagatgtttttcttcatcGGCCTCACCATGGCCACCGTGCAGGGCGCCTACGCCCGGAAGATCAGCCCTGGCAGCGAGATTGCAGCGGTGAAGCGG GCCATCTTGCTGCTggtgcctgccttcctcctcatTGGCTGGGGGCTCACGGTGCCCGCgctgggcctggggctgctgCTGTACTCCTTCG CCGCTGCCGTCGTGGTGCCCTGCTTGTCCTCCGTGGTCGCTGACTATG gctTGCCCAGGCAGAAGGGCACGATCATGGGCACACTTCGGAGCCTGGGCGCCCTGGCCAGGGCAGTGGGACCCATGGTGGCCGCCTCAG TGTACTGGCTGGCCGGGGCCAGGGTCTGCTTCACGGTGTGCTCAGGCCTCTTCCTGCTCCCTTTCCTGCTCCTGCGCAACCTGAGGCCTCCAGCCCGCGTGGCACCCAAGGCCGAGTAG